A single region of the Prionailurus bengalensis isolate Pbe53 unplaced genomic scaffold, Fcat_Pben_1.1_paternal_pri Un_scaffold_57, whole genome shotgun sequence genome encodes:
- the LOC122478379 gene encoding liprin-alpha-1-like, translating to MQDRITTLEKRCLRAQHKATSLHDLKDKLENEIAKKDSLHRQTVDQNRQLQERLEVAERKLQPTPRKAKSLPEVEAEPAQRVATLCKAEQRRGNMEERLRQMEAQLEEKNQELQRVRQREKLKEETNQHLSSTIDKLLYESDKRLQRHLQERMAAAEDKDHLLRNLEALRAILKRARVRGSSLHHGRTHVGSIPASRFRLADSPTDASSSSSSSAVLRRHRKGRVARLRHEPSKLLPLEEESQDSTARTRCVPSAPSSQRSLSLDRLQQGALHKASHEDIRDATKSPGSRDGPLSSLSKTSNSQDSLTNAPKKKGITKSIRWLLTRRQKVHPSHASDEPA from the exons ATGCAAGACAGGATCACTACCCTTGAGAAGCGCTGCCTCAGGGCACAGCACAAAGCCACCTCTCTGCACGACCTCAAGGATAAACTTGAAAACGAGATCGCAAAGAAGGACTCTCTGCATCGACAG ACTGTGGATCAAAACCGCCAGTTGCAAGAGCGCCTGGAGGTGGCGGAGCGGAAGCTGCAGCCGACCCCGAGGAAGGCCAAGTCGCTGCCCGAGGTGGAAGCCGAGCCGGCCCAGAGGGTGGCCACCCTCTGCAAG GCCGAGCAGAGGCGTGGCAACATGGAAGAAAGGCTGCGCCAGATGGAGGCCCAGCTGGAGGAAAAGAACCAAGAACTGCAGCGG gtaaggcagagagaaaaactaaaggaagagACTAATCAACATCTGTCCAGCACTATTGACAAGCTCCTGTATGAATCGGACAAGCGACTTCAGCGTCATCTACAAGAGAGAATGGCTGCTGCGGAAGATAAG GATCACCTTCTACGGAACTTGGAAGCACTGAGGGCCATATTAAAGCGGGCAAGAGTGAGAGGCTCTTCACTTCACCACGG GCGGACGCACGTCGGCAGCATCCCAGCTTCCAGGTTCCGTCTGGCGGACAGCCCCACGgatgccagcagcagcagcagcagcagcgcggTGTTGCGGCGCCACCGGAAAGGCCGTGTGGCCCGTCTGCGACATGAGCCTTCCAAG TTGCTGCCTTTGGAGGAAGAGTCACAAGATAGCACGGCAAGGACACGATGTGTACCGTCAGCTCCTTCTTCCCAGAGGTCCCTGAGCTTGGACAGGCTGCAGCAAGGGGCACTGCACAAGGCCAGCCACGAGGACATCAGGGACGCCACAAA ATCCCCAGGCTCTCGGGATGGCCCCTTGAGCAGCCTCAGCAAAACTAGCAATAGCCAGGACTCACTGACCAACGCCCCCAAGAAGAAGGGCATCACAAAATCCATCCGCTGGTTGCTCACCAGAAGACAAAAGGTCCACCCCAGCCACGCTAGCGACGAGCCTGCCTGA